Proteins encoded by one window of Tunturibacter psychrotolerans:
- a CDS encoding Ig-like domain repeat protein — translation MCTLLALMVLCGAATRSYAAPVTLPGVTVVGNTSAAQTVSVVVTKNGQLGKVSALTGGVANLDFAISGTGTCLTGSTLVVGQTCSFPVTFSPKYPGQHIGAVALFDPTGLPLGNTWLVATGSGPLALFVPGIINTVAGDESWIYRGDGQPATASPIFLPFGVAVDPAGNIFIADSSNNRIRRVDAASQLMSTVAGNGDAGNTGDGGLATMASLSLPTSVALDGAGNLYFADSNNHAIRMVTASTGIITTVAGVLGSQGYSGDGGSAIQAHLNTPDSVAIDPVNGFLYIADSGNNVVRRVDLSTGIISPFAGNHAATYAGDGGPATSASLNGPWGVTVGPDGQIYIADQNNHSVRKVALDGTISTIAGNGTSGFSGDGGPASGAVLDSPAGAVIDAAGNIYISDAGNNRVRKVNAVTGEIDTVVGSNQESFSGDGGPANGAGMYGPYGMALDGTGNLYVSDVFHNRIRLVQSINAVLNFPAIRVQRVSSTEDEELENDGNAALNISDLNPGVNTQLDPVATTCSTTVPMASAFNCIIGAQFAPTVIGNPVKGTITVLSNSPNSPQTVTLSGQVLTLDPSTITLNTSGSPSATGALVTFTVAVTSTGVTPTGTVTFLDGSTTIGTASLNSTGVAVFPTLSLASGTHIITASYAGDNNTAPATSAPVTQIVKDGTTTTVTSSLNPSSAQANVTFSALVVGTSGIPTGTVTFTDGGTHLGTVTLNASGAANFSTTSLIVGTHHITASYSGDANSIASTSSLTQVVAASSTATTLITSNPDVFFGTPVTFTASVTSGGSVTPTGTVQFEEGTAILGTVTLDIHGSATLTLSTLSVGGHPIHVVYGGDANNGGSSSATVQETIEQITTTTSVTSNSANAPAGSSIQLTAIITPQSSVPSSPITGTVTFMDGATTLGAATVSGGTVTITLSSLGVGSHSIYAIYGGSSIYAGSISPTITQKVQQAVTSGTLIASANPSVAGKSDTLTVSITSNGGVPTGIVTFMDGTTVLGTAALNAQGIASFTVPSFSTGTHSITAVYLGDNNNLGTTPALTLTVQQATTGVVISTSGSPSTAGLPITLSATVTGNGSAPTGSVTFYDGAAAVGTSPINAAGLGTLSLSSLTVGSHSLTADYSGDAYNATSVSPAITQVVVKATTTTALTASASTTPVGAPVTFTATVAGSSGALGGTVQFMDGSTVIGSPSLAANGTAVFSTSTLIVGQHIITAVYLGDTNDSGSTSAGLTHIVSPVTGIALASSQSPVSAGANVTFTAAVGGSEPAPTGVVTFHDGSATLAAITLNAAGVAVFNTTSLALGTHLITASYGGDANNNAALSSTLSELVQRATTQTSMAVSAVTSTVNSTETLTVTVTGSGGIPGGQVTFLDGTAVLGTAILSANGSATLSVSNLSLGQHTLSASYPGDTNDAASTSPPQTITVNKGAPSLTLVSSSNPSVAGLQVVFTANLSGTTVAPTGSVTFTDGTTVLGSSPIAANGSANLPVSTLSVGQHTIVATYTGDANNSAATSPGVVETIQQSMSAITLNSNKNPALIGDAVTFAMMVSGTGAQPTGTVIVRDGANSIGTVGIDANGLATLTISTLSIGAHTLIATYNGDSSHPGSVSGPLQQAILQPTASTLVSSSNPSLSATPVTFTTVVSGSGGSPVTGTVAFRDGTVVLGTSIVAASGTSTFTTNALSPGQHSIVATYSGDSVSQTSSSPVLIQTVQNSNTTTVLTTSGSPSVAGASLTLTAQVTGKGTAPTGPVTFEDGTTVIGTTSVGVNGIATLTTSSLTAGQHILLAIYQGDSNTLTSTSNPVLQNIEQRTTVALTAVNSLGTISGTSSGPSLVGSPITFTVSVTGSSTNPPTGLVSLSDGSTILGTSSVSSTGIATFTISTLALGSHTLTASYAGDTQNFPGTSPALTEVVQLHTSKNTLTISSSSAIENKPFTLVATLQGDAAVPPSGTVVFSSGSTTLGSATLNASGIATLTTSLGLGTYSPIATYQGDSQYLGSVSSPVSLTVVPATNFTIALNPPTMQMKSTQHGTIQLTLTSIENFTDQLSLGCVGLPRAATCTFTADQVSLDANGKQTISLTIDTGSPLTAGSIAKAEVPSASGIALCFLPGGLILGLTLLRSRRGHKLLSGLLLALLFTGAMAMSGCGGLDVHGTPAGAYTFNVTAIGAKTAATQSAPMTLTVTQ, via the coding sequence TTGTGCACCTTGCTTGCTCTTATGGTGTTGTGCGGAGCGGCGACACGCAGCTACGCGGCGCCGGTGACCTTGCCTGGGGTGACTGTTGTGGGGAATACCTCGGCGGCTCAAACGGTTTCAGTTGTCGTGACGAAAAATGGCCAGTTGGGAAAGGTCAGTGCGCTTACGGGCGGTGTTGCGAATCTTGATTTTGCGATTTCGGGGACTGGTACGTGCTTGACCGGCAGCACGCTTGTAGTGGGTCAGACTTGCAGCTTTCCGGTGACGTTCAGCCCGAAGTACCCCGGTCAACATATAGGAGCGGTGGCGCTATTCGATCCGACGGGGTTGCCGTTGGGCAATACATGGCTGGTAGCGACGGGTAGCGGACCGCTTGCCCTGTTTGTGCCGGGCATCATCAATACGGTTGCCGGCGACGAATCGTGGATCTATCGGGGAGATGGGCAACCTGCTACAGCTTCGCCGATCTTCCTTCCGTTCGGAGTGGCGGTGGATCCGGCTGGAAATATATTCATTGCCGATTCAAGCAACAATCGCATTCGACGTGTGGATGCAGCATCGCAGTTGATGTCGACGGTGGCGGGCAACGGCGACGCGGGTAACACAGGTGACGGCGGATTGGCTACGATGGCTTCGCTCAGCCTGCCGACATCGGTTGCTCTCGATGGGGCGGGGAACCTGTACTTTGCCGATAGTAATAATCATGCGATTCGCATGGTCACGGCGTCGACGGGAATCATAACGACAGTGGCGGGCGTGCTGGGATCGCAGGGGTACTCGGGGGATGGGGGAAGCGCGATCCAGGCTCATCTGAATACACCCGATTCGGTTGCGATCGATCCGGTGAATGGCTTTCTCTATATTGCGGACAGCGGAAACAATGTAGTGAGACGCGTCGATCTTTCGACGGGAATCATCTCTCCATTCGCAGGCAACCACGCGGCAACCTACGCTGGGGATGGAGGGCCGGCGACGAGTGCGAGCCTGAACGGACCGTGGGGCGTGACGGTGGGCCCGGATGGTCAGATTTATATTGCCGACCAGAATAATCACAGTGTGCGCAAGGTCGCGCTCGACGGAACCATTTCGACGATCGCGGGAAATGGAACCTCGGGGTTCTCCGGCGATGGCGGGCCAGCAAGTGGTGCTGTGCTGGACAGCCCGGCGGGTGCCGTGATCGACGCCGCCGGAAATATCTACATCTCTGATGCGGGCAATAACCGGGTTCGAAAGGTGAATGCCGTGACCGGGGAGATCGACACGGTTGTTGGTAGCAACCAGGAGTCATTCAGTGGCGATGGTGGACCCGCGAATGGAGCGGGTATGTATGGACCGTACGGGATGGCGCTTGATGGAACAGGAAATCTCTACGTCAGCGATGTATTTCACAACCGGATACGCCTGGTCCAAAGTATCAACGCGGTGTTGAATTTTCCAGCGATTCGAGTACAGCGCGTTTCGAGCACTGAAGATGAGGAGCTTGAGAATGATGGTAACGCTGCGCTGAATATCTCGGATCTCAACCCTGGCGTCAACACACAGTTGGACCCGGTTGCTACGACCTGCTCGACCACTGTGCCGATGGCTTCGGCTTTCAACTGCATTATTGGTGCGCAGTTTGCACCGACGGTGATCGGCAACCCGGTGAAGGGAACGATTACTGTCCTGTCGAACTCGCCAAACAGTCCGCAGACGGTTACTCTAAGCGGCCAGGTTCTGACGCTTGATCCGTCGACCATTACGCTGAACACCAGTGGCTCTCCGTCCGCTACCGGCGCGCTTGTGACGTTTACTGTTGCGGTGACGAGCACGGGAGTGACACCGACAGGCACGGTTACTTTTCTTGATGGATCGACGACGATTGGGACCGCCAGTCTGAACAGCACCGGTGTCGCGGTATTTCCGACGCTGTCCCTCGCGAGTGGAACTCACATCATTACGGCGAGTTATGCCGGAGATAACAATACTGCGCCTGCAACATCCGCGCCTGTGACTCAGATCGTAAAAGATGGGACCACTACTACTGTGACGTCGAGCCTCAATCCCTCTTCGGCACAGGCCAACGTGACTTTTTCTGCGCTCGTGGTTGGGACTTCGGGAATTCCTACGGGCACCGTTACTTTCACCGATGGAGGAACCCACCTCGGGACGGTCACTCTCAATGCATCAGGAGCGGCCAACTTCAGCACGACATCGCTGATCGTTGGAACCCATCACATCACGGCAAGCTACAGCGGAGACGCCAATTCGATCGCTAGCACGTCGTCGCTTACTCAGGTCGTTGCTGCTTCCTCGACGGCGACTACATTGATTACGAGCAACCCAGATGTTTTTTTCGGAACACCTGTCACTTTTACAGCGAGCGTTACCAGCGGTGGCTCGGTGACACCGACGGGCACAGTTCAGTTTGAGGAGGGCACTGCGATTCTGGGGACTGTGACCCTGGACATTCATGGTTCAGCTACTCTTACTCTTTCGACTTTGTCAGTTGGAGGGCATCCGATTCACGTCGTGTATGGAGGCGACGCGAATAATGGCGGCAGCAGTTCTGCGACGGTGCAGGAGACCATTGAACAGATCACGACGACGACGAGTGTTACGTCGAACTCGGCGAATGCGCCTGCAGGGTCGAGCATTCAACTGACCGCCATAATTACTCCTCAGTCGTCGGTGCCATCGAGTCCGATCACCGGGACCGTGACTTTTATGGATGGCGCGACGACTCTTGGCGCAGCAACGGTGAGTGGCGGTACGGTGACCATTACGCTGAGCTCGCTGGGAGTTGGATCCCATTCCATTTACGCAATCTACGGTGGGTCTTCGATCTATGCGGGAAGCATATCGCCGACGATCACGCAGAAGGTACAGCAGGCGGTGACATCGGGCACGTTGATTGCTTCTGCTAATCCGTCGGTCGCCGGAAAGAGCGATACCCTGACCGTTTCGATCACGAGCAATGGAGGCGTTCCTACAGGCATCGTGACCTTTATGGACGGTACGACTGTGCTCGGGACGGCTGCGCTGAATGCGCAGGGGATTGCGAGCTTTACTGTGCCTTCTTTCTCAACGGGCACGCATTCGATTACGGCCGTATATCTGGGAGACAACAATAATCTCGGAACGACTCCGGCGTTGACGCTGACGGTTCAGCAGGCGACCACGGGAGTTGTAATTTCGACTTCGGGAAGCCCGTCGACTGCGGGGTTGCCGATCACATTGAGTGCGACTGTTACCGGAAATGGCTCAGCTCCGACTGGCTCGGTGACTTTTTATGATGGCGCTGCAGCAGTTGGTACGAGCCCGATCAACGCTGCTGGTCTCGGGACACTATCGTTGTCGTCTCTTACTGTGGGATCTCACTCGCTGACGGCTGATTATTCGGGAGATGCTTATAACGCAACCAGTGTATCGCCAGCGATAACGCAGGTTGTCGTGAAGGCGACGACGACGACTGCCTTGACGGCGAGCGCTTCAACGACGCCGGTCGGCGCTCCAGTGACGTTCACTGCGACTGTGGCCGGTAGCTCGGGTGCGTTGGGCGGGACTGTTCAGTTCATGGATGGATCGACGGTGATCGGCAGTCCTTCCTTAGCAGCGAATGGAACAGCGGTGTTCAGCACTTCGACGTTGATAGTGGGACAACACATCATTACTGCTGTTTATCTTGGCGATACGAATGATTCGGGCAGCACATCAGCCGGGCTGACACACATCGTTTCTCCGGTAACGGGTATTGCTCTTGCATCGAGTCAGAGTCCGGTGAGCGCCGGTGCGAACGTTACGTTTACGGCTGCGGTTGGAGGCTCGGAGCCCGCGCCGACCGGGGTTGTTACATTCCACGACGGCTCTGCAACGCTGGCCGCGATCACCCTCAACGCGGCGGGCGTTGCGGTGTTCAATACTACGAGTCTGGCTTTGGGTACGCACCTGATCACAGCGTCTTATGGTGGAGACGCGAACAATAATGCTGCCCTTTCTTCGACGCTTAGCGAGTTAGTGCAGCGAGCGACGACTCAGACTTCGATGGCGGTGAGTGCGGTGACCTCGACGGTAAACTCAACCGAGACTTTGACTGTCACCGTTACAGGTTCGGGAGGGATACCTGGAGGACAGGTTACGTTCCTTGACGGTACAGCGGTGCTCGGGACCGCAATTCTCAGCGCGAACGGCTCGGCAACTCTCTCTGTTTCGAATCTTTCGCTCGGCCAACACACCTTGTCGGCAAGCTATCCGGGAGATACAAATGATGCGGCGTCTACCTCGCCGCCGCAGACGATTACGGTGAACAAAGGCGCACCGAGCCTAACGCTGGTATCGAGCAGCAACCCTTCGGTAGCCGGGCTTCAGGTGGTCTTTACGGCAAATCTTAGTGGGACGACTGTTGCTCCGACCGGCAGTGTGACGTTCACGGACGGCACCACGGTGCTTGGGTCTTCGCCGATTGCAGCGAATGGAAGCGCTAATTTACCGGTATCAACTCTCTCGGTGGGACAGCATACGATTGTTGCGACCTACACAGGCGATGCGAATAACAGTGCTGCCACGTCGCCTGGCGTTGTGGAGACGATTCAGCAGTCTATGAGCGCGATCACGCTCAACTCTAATAAGAATCCTGCGCTTATTGGAGACGCAGTTACGTTCGCGATGATGGTGAGTGGGACTGGAGCTCAACCGACCGGTACCGTGATAGTCCGTGACGGTGCCAACAGCATTGGTACGGTTGGGATTGATGCCAACGGTCTGGCTACTCTGACTATCTCTACCCTGTCGATTGGGGCGCATACGCTGATCGCAACTTATAACGGTGATTCGAGTCATCCTGGGAGCGTGTCAGGGCCGCTTCAACAAGCTATCCTACAGCCCACTGCCAGCACACTTGTTTCGAGCAGCAACCCATCTTTGTCTGCTACTCCGGTGACGTTCACAACTGTGGTGTCAGGCAGTGGCGGGTCTCCTGTTACAGGCACCGTAGCGTTCCGCGATGGAACGGTTGTTCTCGGCACGAGCATCGTGGCGGCTTCGGGTACTTCGACGTTCACAACGAATGCGTTGAGCCCTGGGCAACACTCGATTGTTGCGACCTACAGCGGTGACAGTGTCAGCCAGACAAGCAGTAGCCCGGTGCTTATCCAGACAGTACAGAACAGTAACACCACGACTGTGCTGACCACATCGGGTTCGCCGTCGGTGGCAGGCGCTTCTCTCACTCTTACTGCACAGGTGACTGGTAAGGGGACAGCTCCTACCGGTCCTGTGACCTTCGAAGATGGGACTACTGTGATCGGGACGACTTCGGTTGGGGTCAATGGCATCGCAACTCTTACGACATCCTCGCTCACTGCCGGTCAGCATATTCTTCTCGCGATCTATCAGGGCGATAGCAACACTCTTACCAGCACGTCCAATCCAGTTCTGCAGAATATCGAACAGCGTACTACGGTTGCGCTCACTGCGGTGAATAGCTTGGGAACCATCAGTGGGACGAGCAGTGGCCCATCTCTGGTTGGCAGTCCGATTACGTTTACCGTTTCAGTGACGGGCAGCAGTACGAACCCACCTACAGGCCTCGTCTCTTTGTCTGACGGATCCACTATTCTGGGTACGTCGAGTGTTAGTAGTACGGGGATCGCGACTTTTACGATTTCGACTCTAGCTCTCGGGTCGCATACTCTTACCGCAAGCTATGCTGGCGACACGCAAAACTTCCCAGGCACTTCGCCTGCACTGACTGAAGTGGTGCAACTTCACACCTCGAAGAATACGCTGACAATCTCTTCGAGCAGCGCGATCGAGAATAAGCCGTTCACGCTGGTTGCAACGCTGCAAGGTGACGCGGCCGTTCCTCCGTCGGGTACTGTGGTCTTCAGTTCTGGAAGTACCACGCTTGGCAGCGCGACTTTGAATGCTTCTGGTATCGCTACTCTGACTACCAGCCTGGGGTTAGGAACTTACAGTCCTATCGCGACCTATCAAGGGGATTCGCAGTATCTGGGATCTGTATCGAGTCCCGTTTCTTTGACGGTGGTTCCGGCGACCAACTTCACGATCGCTTTGAATCCTCCAACCATGCAGATGAAGAGCACGCAGCATGGCACGATTCAGCTGACGCTCACCTCGATCGAGAATTTCACCGATCAACTTTCGCTCGGCTGCGTAGGCCTGCCGCGAGCTGCTACCTGCACGTTTACGGCTGATCAGGTATCGCTCGATGCGAATGGCAAGCAGACGATTAGCCTGACGATTGATACTGGATCTCCGCTGACGGCTGGGAGCATCGCGAAAGCCGAAGTGCCTTCGGCCAGCGGTATCGCGCTTTGCTTCCTGCCAGGTGGACTGATCCTCGGGTTGACGCTTCTGCGGTCGCGACGCGGCCACAAACTGCTCAGCGGTCTTCTGCTTGCATTGCTCTTCACTGGAGCGATGGCGATGTCGGGCTGCGGTGGACTCGATGTGCATGGCACACCGGCAGGCGCGTACACCTTCAATGTGACTGCTATCGGCGCGAAGACGGCGGCGACTCAGTCTGCTCCGATGACTTTGACGGTGACCCAGTGA
- a CDS encoding DUF1501 domain-containing protein — MMNEHELSRRQFLRTASMASMAGFSVSPFLLELNSVAAMAQQSSPTDYRALVCIFLAGGNDGHGTVIATDAESFSAFTTARSGAPGLAYSQSDLLPIVLKTPQSGRTFALNPYLTGVQNLFNAGRAAVVTNTGTLIAPTTKAQIQANSVPLPASLYSHFDQTAAWQAIAANGGSAVHEGWGGAMADLISTMNSNAAFTCISTSGIALFLSGQTSFQLNVTSAGPIPISGLASPLFGQQAGSSALSSILSAEETNLFAKEYEVIIGRSIAAQASLASSMLPAGPGGVANPPQYLDPVLNKLTDNSLAISLQTVARIMGGRSSLGVSRQIFFVQLGGFDTHDNQAPQHARLLTQLGEALEYFDTAMTTAGLNSQVTTFTASDFGRTLTANSAGTDHGWGSHHIVTGGAVNGQDMYGQYPMIGSNQANDMGAGRLIPTTSVEQYAGTLARWFGLSDGQVKQVFPNFSNFGSNPYMGFLS; from the coding sequence ATGATGAATGAGCATGAACTATCGCGGCGGCAGTTTCTTCGAACAGCGTCGATGGCCTCAATGGCCGGATTCTCCGTGAGTCCTTTTCTTCTTGAATTGAATTCGGTTGCTGCGATGGCTCAGCAGAGCAGTCCGACGGACTATCGCGCGCTGGTTTGTATCTTTCTGGCTGGCGGTAATGACGGGCATGGAACGGTGATTGCGACGGATGCGGAGTCTTTTAGCGCGTTTACGACGGCGCGGTCGGGAGCGCCGGGGCTTGCTTATAGCCAGAGTGATCTTCTTCCGATCGTTTTGAAGACGCCGCAGAGTGGGCGCACGTTTGCATTGAATCCATATTTGACAGGGGTGCAGAATCTTTTCAACGCTGGGCGTGCAGCGGTTGTTACAAATACGGGGACTTTGATCGCTCCTACGACTAAGGCACAGATTCAAGCTAATTCGGTTCCGCTGCCGGCTTCGTTGTATTCGCATTTTGATCAGACGGCGGCGTGGCAGGCGATTGCTGCGAATGGCGGGAGCGCAGTTCACGAAGGCTGGGGCGGGGCGATGGCGGACCTGATCTCGACAATGAATTCCAATGCTGCGTTTACTTGTATTTCGACTTCGGGAATCGCTTTGTTTCTGTCTGGGCAGACATCGTTTCAACTGAATGTCACTTCGGCCGGCCCAATACCGATCTCCGGTTTGGCGAGTCCGTTGTTTGGTCAACAGGCTGGATCGAGTGCGCTGTCATCGATTCTCTCTGCCGAAGAGACGAATCTTTTTGCGAAAGAGTACGAAGTGATCATCGGGCGCTCAATTGCGGCGCAGGCTAGCCTTGCGAGTTCGATGTTACCGGCCGGACCGGGAGGAGTGGCAAACCCACCTCAATATCTGGATCCAGTGCTGAATAAGCTGACGGATAATTCGCTCGCGATTTCACTGCAGACCGTGGCGCGAATTATGGGTGGGAGGAGCAGCCTGGGGGTGAGCCGGCAGATATTTTTTGTTCAGCTGGGCGGCTTCGATACGCATGACAATCAGGCACCGCAACATGCGCGCCTGCTGACGCAACTGGGTGAGGCACTGGAATATTTTGATACGGCTATGACGACCGCGGGGCTGAATAGTCAGGTGACCACTTTTACTGCGTCGGATTTTGGCAGGACGCTGACGGCAAACTCGGCTGGAACGGATCACGGCTGGGGGAGCCATCACATCGTTACGGGGGGCGCCGTGAACGGCCAGGATATGTACGGGCAATATCCGATGATCGGCTCAAACCAGGCAAATGATATGGGAGCAGGTCGGTTGATCCCTACAACTTCTGTTGAGCAATATGCTGGAACGCTTGCGCGCTGGTTCGGGCTCTCGGATGGTCAAGTCAAACAGGTGTTTCCGAATTTCTCCAACTTTGGCTCGAACCCATACATGGGATTTTTGAGTTAG
- a CDS encoding DUF1800 family protein produces MQHRLKCSPSLKIAWMLGFCTFMSGCGSGYDKGFPSSIWATGSTVRVSQTLQLGTETGVTGSPLTFWVNGVKGGNAQFGTVDSKGLYTAPALVPTPDNSVTITSLANAFPQDAPGMAKVSVLNPIPIINSVTPSSFSEGTTTITISGSQFIYGAQIFWNGVAVPTTFVSNTELAASISAPNPGTYSLTVNNPDPGAANSAVVSEVVGPGKVVLVLQTNAGTTVRVTNSVKIGLTVSGTNNTGVTWTVNGTAGGNAQIGTIVANADGSVTYTAPAVVPVPNNVVQLTAVSLDDPTVSISQNISVYNPIPILNSAAPMTFDVGPSTVVLNGSNFINGAQVLMNGAAVPTTFNNDGQLTAAISPTDPGNLDLQVLNPSPGPATSTDLIAQVNGTPPVPLVSPEDASRFLAQATFGAADADIHHLSKIGYTAWMNEQFNIPPTLHEPVVEQALVVNNPPCAVGDVKCNAALFVQNDADDAYLEGSFWQQAISGSDQLRQRVKYALTEQMVVSSQDFALAEMPRGMANYYDVLGADAFGNFRQLLEDVTLNPMMGQYLSVMGNDKGDATRDPDENYAREVMQLFTIGLYQLNPDGTQKLDPTGQPIPTYSNVDVMGLAKVFTGFSWNIPGDQSNTAWSNCCAYVGTGFGEDILPMQSFPNHHSTEEKDFLGVTIPTQSNPDPVGDLKIALDTLFNHPNLPPFVCKQMIQHLVTSNPSPAYVGRVSAVFQDNGAGVRGDMKAVLTAILLDDEARNAAAASSNPQYGKVREALLRYVEWARAFTAQSRNGAYNLGSTEDPIYGLGEMSLRSPSVFNWFAPGYVPPGTSIAKAGLLAPEMGMTDVSTVVGYLNYMQSVIGAGTSSGPDVFSNYATEIGLAGTPDQLLDRINLLLMAGEMDGTLRSQILSAVNAIAVPAGDQDAINAALANRVKMAIFLTMASPSFSAQF; encoded by the coding sequence ATGCAGCATAGATTGAAGTGCTCTCCTTCTCTGAAGATTGCATGGATGTTGGGCTTCTGCACCTTTATGAGCGGATGCGGATCAGGTTACGATAAAGGTTTTCCGTCGTCGATCTGGGCGACTGGCAGTACGGTGAGAGTTAGCCAGACGTTGCAGTTGGGGACTGAGACTGGTGTTACCGGGTCGCCTCTCACGTTCTGGGTAAACGGCGTAAAGGGTGGTAACGCGCAGTTTGGAACGGTCGATAGCAAGGGTTTGTATACGGCGCCGGCGCTTGTTCCGACGCCTGATAATTCGGTGACAATCACCAGTCTTGCGAATGCATTTCCGCAGGATGCGCCTGGGATGGCGAAGGTCAGCGTTTTGAATCCGATTCCAATTATTAATTCGGTGACGCCGTCGAGCTTTTCTGAAGGGACGACCACAATAACGATCAGCGGGTCGCAGTTTATCTATGGCGCGCAGATTTTCTGGAATGGTGTGGCGGTTCCGACGACGTTTGTTTCGAACACTGAGCTGGCGGCATCGATCTCGGCGCCCAATCCGGGGACTTACTCGCTGACGGTGAACAACCCCGATCCGGGGGCGGCGAATTCGGCGGTTGTCTCGGAGGTTGTGGGACCGGGGAAGGTTGTGCTCGTCCTGCAAACGAATGCGGGCACGACTGTGCGGGTTACAAACAGCGTGAAGATTGGCTTGACGGTCAGCGGGACGAACAATACCGGTGTGACCTGGACGGTCAACGGGACAGCAGGTGGGAATGCGCAGATAGGGACGATCGTTGCGAACGCAGACGGCAGCGTGACCTACACGGCTCCTGCTGTTGTTCCGGTGCCGAACAATGTTGTGCAGTTGACGGCGGTCAGTCTGGATGATCCGACCGTGTCGATCAGTCAAAACATCTCGGTGTACAACCCGATTCCGATTCTGAACTCTGCGGCTCCGATGACCTTTGATGTCGGGCCTTCGACGGTTGTTCTTAACGGCAGCAATTTTATCAACGGAGCGCAGGTGCTAATGAATGGTGCAGCGGTGCCCACCACGTTCAATAATGATGGACAGTTGACTGCAGCAATCAGTCCGACTGATCCGGGTAATCTCGATCTTCAGGTTTTGAATCCCAGTCCGGGACCCGCGACTTCAACCGATCTTATTGCGCAGGTAAATGGTACGCCGCCGGTGCCGCTGGTTTCGCCAGAGGATGCGTCGCGCTTCCTGGCACAGGCGACCTTTGGGGCGGCGGATGCTGACATCCATCACCTGTCGAAGATTGGCTATACGGCGTGGATGAATGAGCAGTTCAATATTCCTCCGACACTGCATGAGCCTGTTGTCGAGCAGGCGCTGGTGGTGAACAATCCGCCGTGCGCTGTGGGTGACGTGAAGTGCAACGCGGCGCTGTTTGTGCAGAACGATGCGGATGATGCTTATCTTGAGGGAAGCTTCTGGCAACAGGCGATCTCGGGGAGCGATCAACTTAGGCAGCGTGTGAAGTATGCGCTGACGGAGCAGATGGTTGTCTCGAGCCAGGACTTTGCGCTGGCCGAGATGCCACGCGGCATGGCGAACTATTACGACGTACTGGGAGCGGATGCGTTCGGCAACTTTCGACAGCTTCTGGAAGATGTGACGTTGAATCCGATGATGGGGCAGTACCTGTCGGTGATGGGCAATGACAAGGGAGATGCTACGCGCGATCCTGATGAGAACTATGCGCGTGAGGTGATGCAGCTGTTTACGATTGGGCTTTATCAGCTGAATCCTGATGGAACGCAGAAGTTGGATCCGACAGGACAGCCGATTCCTACTTACTCGAATGTGGATGTGATGGGATTGGCGAAGGTGTTTACGGGCTTCAGTTGGAATATACCGGGCGACCAGAGTAATACGGCGTGGTCGAACTGCTGTGCCTATGTCGGGACTGGCTTTGGTGAAGATATTTTGCCGATGCAGAGTTTTCCGAATCATCACTCGACTGAGGAAAAAGATTTTCTTGGGGTTACGATTCCGACTCAGTCGAATCCTGACCCGGTGGGGGATTTGAAGATCGCGCTGGATACGCTGTTCAATCATCCGAATCTGCCGCCGTTTGTTTGCAAGCAGATGATTCAGCATCTGGTGACGAGTAATCCCAGTCCAGCCTATGTGGGACGGGTGTCCGCGGTGTTTCAAGATAACGGGGCCGGGGTTCGCGGAGATATGAAGGCCGTACTGACGGCGATTCTGCTGGATGATGAGGCGCGTAATGCCGCGGCAGCGAGCAGCAATCCTCAGTATGGGAAGGTGCGTGAGGCGCTGCTTCGCTATGTTGAGTGGGCGCGGGCGTTTACGGCTCAGTCGCGGAACGGTGCTTACAATCTCGGGAGCACAGAAGATCCAATTTATGGATTGGGAGAGATGTCGCTTCGTTCGCCGAGCGTCTTCAATTGGTTTGCGCCGGGGTATGTCCCGCCGGGGACGAGCATTGCGAAAGCTGGGCTGCTGGCTCCGGAGATGGGGATGACGGATGTGTCGACTGTTGTCGGATATCTGAATTACATGCAGAGTGTGATTGGAGCAGGCACGAGTTCGGGGCCTGATGTTTTTTCGAACTACGCGACGGAGATTGGATTGGCGGGCACGCCGGATCAACTGCTTGATCGCATCAACCTGCTGTTGATGGCGGGAGAGATGGACGGGACGCTTCGCAGCCAGATTCTTTCTGCAGTCAATGCGATTGCGGTACCAGCGGGAGATCAGGATGCGATCAATGCTGCACTGGCCAACCGCGTGAAGATGGCGATTTTCCTGACAATGGCTTCGCCATCTTTCAGCGCACAGTTTTAG
- a CDS encoding DUF962 domain-containing protein codes for MNGEVYGVVMLGGRSWDSWIAEYSESHQHPLNRLTHTFGIPIIILSLPVLLATIVWHRLLWIGVGLFCFGWLLQFVGHAIEGKPPEFLKDWRFLLVGSRWWAAKMRGKA; via the coding sequence GTGAATGGGGAAGTATATGGTGTCGTCATGCTTGGCGGACGGAGTTGGGACAGTTGGATTGCGGAGTACTCGGAGAGCCATCAGCATCCGCTGAACAGGCTGACGCATACGTTTGGGATACCGATAATTATTTTGTCGCTGCCGGTGCTCTTGGCGACGATCGTGTGGCATCGCTTGTTGTGGATAGGGGTGGGGTTGTTCTGCTTTGGGTGGCTACTGCAGTTTGTGGGACACGCGATTGAAGGAAAGCCTCCGGAGTTTTTGAAGGATTGGCGATTTCTTCTGGTAGGGTCGCGGTGGTGGGCTGCGAAGATGCGCGGGAAGGCTTAG